A region from the Paenibacillus humicola genome encodes:
- a CDS encoding copper amine oxidase N-terminal domain-containing protein: protein MKKQIIATLLALSSLLSVGVANAGAPIKIVKSDLPIKVLYNARKLASDVDPIIVNGTVLVPIRFVAQKFGASVHLDGKRITITKDDKQLVLNIGSKDATINGKAQLLVQPATVIKGRTLVPIRVISEGLGLPVRWDPVARFVWVGNEDIPNAKDIAKEVNVDPFRPYFRGSESMLNVYGIPATNAYILKGEDFPVIIGESVYYRMDLVKATDGSSFIKYTTTQGGAMGVNLFYLIKKDYVKDYTMRFRPEIPNLRESIDAFRIHYYSVVDWTDRETIKDDHYDKFKISDADYIGMTADITDRSSDPVLLVNPFK from the coding sequence ATGAAAAAACAAATAATTGCAACGCTGTTGGCATTGTCTTCGCTACTGTCCGTTGGAGTGGCAAATGCAGGTGCACCGATAAAAATCGTGAAATCCGATCTGCCGATCAAAGTTTTGTACAACGCAAGAAAACTTGCGTCTGATGTTGATCCGATCATTGTAAATGGAACGGTTCTGGTACCGATTCGTTTTGTTGCGCAGAAATTCGGCGCTTCCGTTCATCTCGATGGGAAACGAATTACGATCACGAAGGACGATAAGCAGCTTGTATTGAACATTGGCTCGAAAGACGCAACCATTAACGGTAAAGCACAACTGCTCGTTCAACCGGCCACGGTTATCAAAGGAAGGACGCTCGTGCCTATACGGGTGATAAGCGAAGGACTCGGATTGCCCGTTCGCTGGGATCCGGTTGCGCGATTCGTTTGGGTTGGAAATGAAGACATTCCTAACGCCAAGGATATTGCTAAAGAAGTCAATGTTGATCCATTCCGACCTTATTTTAGAGGGAGTGAGTCGATGTTAAATGTTTACGGCATCCCGGCTACGAATGCCTACATCCTAAAGGGTGAGGATTTTCCGGTCATAATTGGTGAATCCGTTTACTACCGAATGGATCTTGTGAAAGCTACAGACGGCAGTTCTTTCATCAAATATACGACTACGCAAGGTGGTGCGATGGGGGTTAATCTTTTTTATCTTATTAAAAAAGATTATGTGAAAGATTACACGATGAGGTTTCGCCCCGAAATTCCAAATTTACGCGAATCTATCGATGCGTTTCGAATTCATTATTATTCTGTTGTTGATTGGACAGATCGAGAAACAATTAAGGATGATCATTACGATAAATTTAAGATTAGCGATGCCGACTATATTGGAATGACGGCTGATATCACGGATAGAAGTTCCGATCCTGTTCTACTAGTTAATCCGTTTAAATAA
- a CDS encoding glycosyltransferase family 4 protein, whose product MPSRPKIAFVTPGAFPLPSPNSGSVERVVEKFVPLLVPTIEARIYGRLGASLRRKGMLGGAVCVRYPAGDKSRYVLKVGRSLKQYNPAVTQVENRPGLLLKLKKIRPGSRLWLHLHSVTFISRKAIRPATLKRSFRAAERIIVNSEFLRDTVASQAPEIAHKLRVVYPGVDTGRFISQYSGQGKARRDQLREARGWKGRNVILFMGRLRRIKGVHHLLSIMPELIAQHPNVLLVIVGGAFYGSRRETPYVRELHRMGNRMRKHVQFVPYVPHSKVQDWFLGADVAAVPSDRREAFGLVNVEAMACGLPVVATRAGGMKEIIVDGVTGYLVDPEHLREELKNRLLTLLKDDALRNSMGQQSRARVEKHFTWRHSADRWLELLRESGEQL is encoded by the coding sequence ATGCCGTCGCGACCGAAAATCGCCTTCGTGACGCCGGGGGCGTTTCCGCTGCCTTCCCCGAATAGCGGCTCCGTTGAGCGCGTCGTGGAAAAATTCGTCCCGCTGCTCGTTCCAACGATCGAGGCGCGGATTTACGGAAGACTGGGCGCGTCACTGCGCAGGAAAGGGATGCTCGGCGGCGCGGTGTGCGTGCGTTATCCGGCAGGGGACAAGAGCCGGTATGTCCTGAAGGTCGGCCGTTCGCTGAAACAGTACAATCCAGCCGTTACGCAGGTCGAGAACCGGCCCGGGCTGCTGCTGAAATTGAAAAAGATCCGGCCCGGAAGCCGTTTGTGGCTTCACCTGCACTCCGTAACGTTTATCAGCCGGAAGGCGATTCGGCCGGCGACCTTGAAACGAAGCTTCCGGGCAGCCGAGCGGATTATCGTGAACAGCGAATTTTTGCGCGATACGGTCGCTTCGCAGGCGCCGGAAATTGCGCATAAGCTGCGGGTCGTCTATCCCGGTGTCGATACCGGGCGGTTCATATCGCAATACAGTGGGCAGGGGAAGGCCCGCCGCGATCAGCTTCGGGAAGCCCGGGGCTGGAAGGGCAGAAACGTCATTTTATTCATGGGCCGGCTGCGGCGGATCAAGGGCGTTCATCATCTGCTGTCGATCATGCCCGAGCTGATCGCCCAACATCCGAACGTGCTGCTGGTGATCGTTGGCGGAGCCTTTTACGGCTCCCGGAGAGAAACACCATACGTGCGCGAGCTCCATCGCATGGGAAACCGGATGCGCAAACATGTGCAATTCGTTCCCTATGTGCCGCATTCCAAAGTGCAGGACTGGTTTTTGGGAGCAGACGTCGCCGCCGTGCCGTCGGACCGGCGGGAGGCCTTCGGCCTCGTCAACGTGGAAGCGATGGCCTGCGGGCTCCCGGTTGTCGCGACCCGCGCGGGAGGCATGAAGGAAATTATCGTGGACGGCGTTACAGGTTACCTGGTGGATCCGGAGCACCTCCGGGAGGAACTGAAAAACCGGCTGCTCACCCTGCTGAAGGATGACGCTTTGCGAAACAGCATGGGACAGCAGAGCAGGGCGCGGGTGGAGAAGCATTTTACCTGGCGCCATTCCGCCGACCGCTGGCTGGAGCTGCTTCGCGAAAGCGGGGAACAACTTTAA
- the asd gene encoding archaetidylserine decarboxylase (Phosphatidylserine decarboxylase is synthesized as a single chain precursor. Generation of the pyruvoyl active site from a Ser is coupled to cleavage of a Gly-Ser bond between the larger (beta) and smaller (alpha chains). It is an integral membrane protein.), giving the protein MANWLLRLMTELSSRKWISRLTGRFAQSPASRRFIPRFARMYGIRTEEAEKRLDEYATLNEFFTRRLKPGMRTVDSDPAALISPVDALITGAGPIRTGTILNVKGQDYTIDELLNRSPRTESYKDGYYIVLYLSPTDYHRIHTPVDGVIVEREHVPGKVYPVNEFGLRQMRRVLSRNERLITYIRHGSGEAAVVKVGAMNVSSIKYAEPKRDQVSKGEELAYFEFGSTVVLLTEDGTFVPRNDLQPGLKVRMGEKLGMLVTE; this is encoded by the coding sequence ATGGCCAACTGGCTGCTTCGTTTGATGACCGAGCTTAGCTCCCGCAAATGGATTTCGCGGTTGACCGGCCGTTTCGCCCAGTCGCCTGCCAGCCGGCGTTTTATCCCGAGATTTGCCCGAATGTATGGAATCCGCACGGAGGAAGCCGAAAAGCGGCTGGACGAATATGCGACGCTGAACGAATTTTTTACGAGAAGGCTGAAGCCCGGCATGCGAACGGTCGACTCCGATCCGGCGGCGCTCATCAGCCCTGTCGACGCGCTAATTACGGGGGCCGGCCCGATCCGGACGGGAACGATCCTGAACGTCAAAGGACAGGATTATACGATCGACGAGCTGCTGAACCGTTCCCCGCGCACCGAGAGCTATAAGGATGGCTATTATATCGTTCTTTATTTGAGTCCAACCGACTACCACCGAATCCATACGCCCGTGGACGGCGTCATTGTGGAGCGGGAACATGTCCCCGGCAAAGTGTACCCGGTCAACGAATTCGGCCTCCGGCAGATGCGCCGGGTGCTCAGCCGCAACGAGCGGCTCATCACCTATATCCGGCACGGCAGCGGCGAGGCGGCCGTCGTCAAGGTTGGCGCCATGAACGTCAGCAGCATCAAATACGCCGAGCCGAAGCGTGACCAGGTCTCGAAAGGCGAAGAGCTTGCCTACTTCGAATTCGGCTCCACCGTCGTCCTGCTGACCGAGGACGGCACGTTTGTCCCCCGGAACGATTTGCAGCCGGGGCTGAAGGTGCGGATGGGCGAAAAGCTCGGCATGCTGGTAACGGAATAA
- a CDS encoding PLP-dependent aminotransferase family protein: MDFRIAFDRFYMELGHKTAALYQALRHAIVSGTLTEGMRLPSSRELAKLYGISRGSVNQAYDMLLAEGYVRTERGLGTFVAVELTGADRNAEAGGRGDDEPERRQSSAERSGTDQPFTRARGLGMDVPAGKNEAYESRQYGTASEAGFAKADHTAESRPFVQWQGPASASTVPAHGRPAAERLKLSAWGSRLPEAAPEQYKEAEIGGFDDPVDFTIGNSDPNQLPLGEWRSMLYGEVRAMTDGLPFSSVPVEGHLPLREAIAKELRRERGIRADASRLFITSGSMQAIALLQMLLLEPGDRLVLENPCYMGTFRAAQAAGAKVVPAMVDDRGIVPDNWPAELLIVTPTRHFPTGAVLPVERRIELLDWASRRNAVIVEDDYDSELRWGGRPVEPLKALDREDRVVYVGTYSKTMYSQLRIGYAVLPESLAGPFKRAKALLEPQPPGVPEQRALSRFMASGGYARHIRRMRRSCGRRLLRFEEEAAARLTRWFRFVPSGAGLHLCAVWRGSAEAYAELRTACAAEYGVRWSDGARFWIGKPPCETALFGFAHLPEERIAAGVKRIEAAARVLFGAE; the protein is encoded by the coding sequence GTGGATTTTCGTATTGCGTTCGACCGATTTTATATGGAGCTCGGCCATAAGACCGCGGCGCTGTATCAGGCGCTTCGCCATGCGATCGTAAGCGGAACGCTGACGGAAGGCATGCGGCTGCCTTCGAGCCGCGAGCTGGCGAAGCTGTACGGGATATCCCGCGGCTCGGTCAACCAGGCGTACGATATGCTGCTGGCGGAAGGATACGTCCGGACCGAGAGAGGGCTCGGCACCTTCGTGGCGGTCGAGCTGACGGGAGCGGACCGGAACGCGGAAGCAGGCGGGCGGGGTGATGACGAGCCGGAGCGGCGACAGTCGAGTGCGGAAAGAAGCGGAACGGATCAACCGTTCACGCGCGCACGAGGTCTCGGAATGGATGTCCCCGCAGGCAAAAATGAGGCGTACGAGAGCCGTCAATACGGGACAGCTTCGGAGGCGGGCTTCGCAAAGGCTGACCATACAGCCGAATCGCGGCCTTTTGTTCAATGGCAGGGTCCGGCATCCGCTTCAACCGTCCCGGCGCACGGCAGACCTGCCGCAGAGCGGCTGAAATTGTCGGCATGGGGCTCCAGGCTGCCGGAAGCTGCGCCTGAGCAGTACAAGGAGGCGGAAATAGGCGGCTTCGATGACCCCGTCGATTTTACCATCGGGAATTCCGATCCGAACCAGCTCCCGCTCGGGGAATGGCGGTCGATGCTTTACGGCGAGGTTCGCGCGATGACGGACGGGCTGCCGTTTTCGTCCGTTCCCGTGGAAGGCCATCTGCCGCTTCGCGAAGCGATTGCCAAGGAGCTGCGAAGAGAGCGAGGGATCCGGGCGGATGCGTCCCGGCTATTCATTACGAGCGGCTCGATGCAGGCGATCGCACTTCTGCAGATGCTGCTCCTCGAGCCGGGCGACCGGCTTGTGCTGGAAAATCCGTGCTACATGGGCACGTTTCGGGCAGCACAGGCGGCCGGTGCCAAGGTCGTGCCGGCTATGGTTGACGACCGCGGCATCGTACCGGACAATTGGCCGGCCGAGCTGCTGATCGTGACGCCGACGCGGCATTTCCCGACCGGAGCGGTGCTTCCCGTCGAGCGGCGAATCGAGCTTCTGGACTGGGCGTCGCGGCGGAACGCCGTTATTGTCGAGGACGATTACGACAGCGAGCTGCGCTGGGGCGGCCGGCCGGTCGAGCCGCTGAAGGCGCTCGACCGGGAGGATCGGGTCGTTTACGTCGGCACCTATTCGAAAACGATGTATTCGCAGCTGCGAATCGGCTATGCGGTGCTGCCGGAATCGCTCGCGGGTCCGTTCAAGCGGGCGAAAGCGCTGCTGGAGCCGCAGCCGCCCGGCGTGCCTGAGCAGCGGGCGCTCTCGCGGTTTATGGCAAGCGGCGGGTACGCCCGCCACATCCGGCGCATGCGCCGCAGCTGCGGACGCCGGCTGCTGCGCTTCGAGGAGGAAGCGGCGGCGAGGCTTACCCGCTGGTTCCGCTTTGTGCCGTCCGGCGCCGGGCTTCACCTGTGCGCGGTTTGGCGCGGCTCCGCCGAAGCGTACGCCGAGCTGCGCACCGCCTGTGCCGCGGAATACGGAGTGCGCTGGTCCGACGGCGCACGCTTCTGGATCGGGAAGCCGCCCTGCGAGACGGCGTTGTTCGGCTTCGCGCATTTGCCCGAGGAGCGCATCGCCGCAGGGGTGAAGCGGATCGAGGCCGCCGCTCGCGTCCTCTTCGGCGCCGAATAA
- a CDS encoding pyridoxamine 5'-phosphate oxidase family protein translates to MRRAEFAVDPETNPEELEAFLEEMSFGFIGMIDSEGNPAVTPLNFVYTGGTVYFHGSRIGKKMRSIAGNERVSFAAAKEYAVIPSYFTDPLLACPATSYFKSVRIDGRVRIVDDPQEKAEALGALMRKLQPEGGHKPIDASDPDYAPRLKGVAVLRLDAERISAKFKFGQNLSDTSRQAVTDGLAGRALPLDIETIELMRRYCPHAIGD, encoded by the coding sequence ATGAGAAGAGCGGAATTTGCGGTCGATCCGGAAACGAATCCGGAAGAGCTTGAGGCATTTTTGGAGGAGATGAGCTTCGGGTTCATCGGTATGATCGACAGCGAGGGAAATCCGGCGGTAACGCCGCTTAATTTTGTGTACACCGGAGGAACGGTTTATTTTCACGGGAGCCGGATCGGGAAAAAAATGCGCAGCATTGCCGGGAACGAACGGGTATCGTTCGCAGCCGCGAAGGAGTATGCGGTGATCCCGTCTTATTTTACCGACCCGCTGCTCGCTTGTCCGGCAACGTCCTATTTCAAGTCGGTTCGTATCGACGGCCGGGTCCGTATCGTGGACGACCCGCAGGAAAAGGCCGAGGCGCTCGGCGCGCTGATGCGCAAGCTGCAGCCGGAAGGCGGCCACAAGCCGATCGACGCCAGCGATCCCGATTACGCTCCGCGTCTGAAGGGAGTAGCAGTGCTGCGTCTCGATGCCGAGCGGATCAGCGCCAAATTCAAGTTCGGCCAAAATTTGTCCGATACGAGCAGACAAGCCGTCACGGACGGGCTCGCCGGCCGCGCCCTTCCGCTCGACATCGAAACGATCGAGCTGATGCGCCGCTACTGCCCGCATGCCATCGGCGATTGA
- a CDS encoding helix-turn-helix domain-containing protein, whose protein sequence is MLYCSPSSFVLKPSFAKIVCEPGWKWQKREKPMANFDLFYVWSGQGEVVLNGTPFPVGKGSCFLFRPGDHTSATHNPQKPLVLTYIHFDVAEPVALVPEPYRVLRDTVDFEHLLSRYVRLFLVKTYAAEEEAQLILKQLMIYLLREDNESPVERKASNQLTEAIHEVANYIRQNPGAPHRVEDLAMRAQLSPRYFSIKFKEMIGSSVQTYMIRMRIERAQHLLKHAGMNVTEVADALGYRDIFFFSRQFKQYTGKSPSEIR, encoded by the coding sequence ATGCTGTATTGTTCGCCGTCGTCGTTCGTTTTGAAGCCTTCCTTCGCGAAAATCGTCTGCGAGCCGGGATGGAAATGGCAGAAGCGGGAAAAGCCGATGGCCAATTTCGATCTGTTCTATGTCTGGAGCGGGCAGGGCGAGGTCGTGCTCAACGGCACGCCGTTTCCGGTCGGCAAAGGAAGCTGCTTCCTGTTTCGGCCGGGCGACCACACGAGCGCGACGCACAATCCTCAGAAGCCGCTTGTGCTGACCTACATCCATTTCGACGTCGCCGAACCGGTCGCGCTGGTGCCCGAGCCGTATCGCGTGCTTCGCGACACGGTCGATTTCGAGCACCTGCTTTCGCGCTACGTCCGGCTTTTTCTGGTCAAAACGTATGCCGCCGAGGAAGAGGCGCAGCTTATCCTGAAGCAGCTTATGATTTACCTGCTGCGCGAAGACAATGAAAGCCCGGTCGAGCGAAAGGCGAGCAACCAGCTGACCGAGGCGATTCACGAGGTGGCCAACTACATCCGCCAAAATCCCGGTGCGCCGCACCGCGTCGAAGATTTGGCGATGAGGGCGCAGCTGTCGCCGCGGTATTTTTCCATTAAATTCAAGGAAATGATCGGGTCGTCGGTGCAAACGTATATGATCCGCATGCGGATCGAGCGGGCGCAGCATCTGCTCAAGCACGCCGGCATGAACGTCACGGAGGTGGCGGACGCGCTCGGCTACCGGGACATTTTCTTCTTCAGCCGCCAGTTCAAGCAGTATACCGGGAAAAGCCCGTCCGAAATCCGGTAG
- a CDS encoding aminotransferase class I/II-fold pyridoxal phosphate-dependent enzyme, with amino-acid sequence MNPLAQQLNATIERENANVHAMLSALGKAMYFPKVGILSQSAEAKTKANKFNATIGIATEGGQPMHLKAIQDTLSAYKPADLYPYAPPEGKPQLRAAWREKMVKENPALAGKSFGNPIVTNALTHGLSIVADLFADAGDAVIIPNKNWENYELTFGVRRGAVMVEYPLYNDRMRFNSAGLRDALLAQKSKGKAIVVLNFPNNPTGYTPGPQEGDEIVAAVKDAAEAGVNVVVVTDDAYFGLFFENSMHQSLFGKLADLHPRVLAVKVDGATKEEYVWGFRVGFITYASSSAALLGALEQKTLGIIRATISSGSHPSQTFVLHALQSPDFEAQKEEKFRIMKGRANRVKELLDSGRYGDVWGYYPFNSGYFMCLKLKGAEAETVRQRLLDEYGVGTIALGGSDLRVAFSCIEEPNLEELFDTIYKAVQDVTVASK; translated from the coding sequence ATGAACCCACTTGCCCAGCAGTTGAACGCGACGATCGAGCGGGAGAACGCGAATGTGCATGCGATGCTGTCCGCACTCGGAAAAGCGATGTATTTCCCGAAGGTAGGCATTTTGAGCCAATCGGCCGAAGCGAAGACGAAGGCGAATAAATTCAACGCCACGATCGGCATCGCGACCGAGGGCGGCCAGCCGATGCATCTGAAGGCGATACAGGATACGCTGTCCGCGTACAAGCCGGCCGATCTGTACCCGTATGCACCGCCGGAAGGAAAACCGCAGCTGCGCGCCGCCTGGCGCGAAAAGATGGTGAAGGAAAATCCGGCGCTCGCAGGCAAATCGTTCGGCAACCCGATCGTCACCAACGCGCTCACCCATGGGCTATCCATCGTCGCCGACCTGTTCGCCGATGCGGGGGATGCGGTCATCATTCCGAATAAAAACTGGGAGAACTACGAGCTGACCTTCGGCGTGCGCCGGGGTGCGGTCATGGTCGAATACCCGCTGTACAACGACCGGATGCGATTCAACAGCGCAGGCCTCCGCGATGCGCTGCTCGCTCAGAAAAGCAAGGGCAAAGCGATTGTCGTGCTGAACTTCCCGAACAATCCGACCGGCTATACGCCGGGCCCGCAGGAAGGCGACGAGATCGTCGCCGCGGTCAAAGATGCCGCCGAAGCGGGCGTCAACGTCGTCGTCGTGACGGACGACGCCTATTTCGGTTTGTTTTTCGAAAATTCCATGCATCAATCGCTGTTCGGCAAGCTGGCCGATCTTCATCCGCGCGTGCTCGCCGTGAAGGTCGACGGCGCGACGAAGGAAGAGTACGTCTGGGGCTTCCGGGTCGGCTTCATCACCTATGCGTCGTCTTCCGCCGCGCTGCTGGGTGCGCTCGAGCAGAAGACGCTCGGCATCATCCGCGCAACGATATCGAGCGGCTCTCACCCGTCGCAGACGTTCGTTCTGCACGCGCTGCAGTCGCCGGACTTCGAGGCGCAGAAGGAAGAGAAGTTTCGCATCATGAAAGGCCGCGCCAACCGCGTCAAGGAGCTGCTCGACAGCGGCCGCTACGGCGACGTATGGGGTTATTACCCCTTCAACTCCGGCTACTTCATGTGCCTGAAGCTGAAAGGGGCCGAAGCCGAAACGGTGCGGCAGCGACTGCTGGACGAATACGGCGTCGGCACCATTGCGCTCGGCGGTTCCGACCTGCGCGTCGCGTTCTCCTGTATCGAGGAGCCGAACCTGGAGGAGCTGTTCGACACGATTTACAAAGCGGTGCAGGACGTGACCGTGGCCAGCAAATAA
- a CDS encoding multicopper oxidase domain-containing protein has translation MLRIWKITSILAAAACLLLGTSAYADSDEASMGMGVSPVMQLAVNGKLIAGIQPVWDASMADEIVPLRPVAAAMGMTVGWDRKDGAVVIDTFGAPVITDRSVKLPVLIGGKQAPADINAAVVNGIAMAAAKPLAKALDADTAMNGNTLQFTSHAALKEFDAENRAVDDVFNGVGLTPHIAADGTKEFTLTAGLHAWEPEKGVEAAAWTFNGQAPGPTIRVKQGDHVRITLVNNLPEPTTVHWHGQTVPNAMDGVPDITQPPVESGQSFVYDFTVRSSPGTYMYHSHYDDMMQVGSGLYGAFIIDPKDGAGAPEYDHDYTYLLSGFSINSPIGSEEDDYTMDGRSYPYTPDIVVKQGETVRIRLINIDTMEIHAMHLHGMNFRVIAKDGQPSDDKQEMNTLLIGPGETYDIAFTADQIGTWMFHCHMLDHTMHPDGTMAGLVSLVKVLPD, from the coding sequence ATGCTGCGTATATGGAAAATAACTTCAATTTTGGCGGCGGCGGCTTGCCTGCTGCTTGGTACTTCCGCTTATGCGGATTCCGACGAAGCTTCGATGGGAATGGGAGTCAGTCCGGTCATGCAGCTTGCCGTCAACGGGAAGCTTATTGCCGGCATTCAGCCCGTCTGGGACGCCTCGATGGCCGACGAGATAGTTCCCCTGCGTCCGGTGGCGGCGGCGATGGGCATGACGGTCGGCTGGGACCGAAAGGACGGCGCCGTCGTGATCGACACGTTCGGCGCGCCGGTCATAACCGACCGGTCGGTCAAGCTGCCCGTCCTTATCGGCGGCAAACAGGCGCCGGCGGACATCAACGCCGCCGTCGTGAACGGAATCGCCATGGCTGCGGCAAAGCCGCTCGCCAAAGCGCTGGACGCCGATACCGCCATGAACGGCAATACGCTGCAGTTTACGTCGCATGCGGCGCTGAAGGAGTTCGACGCGGAGAACCGGGCGGTCGACGACGTTTTTAACGGGGTAGGGCTGACCCCGCATATCGCGGCCGACGGGACGAAGGAATTTACGCTGACGGCCGGGCTGCACGCCTGGGAACCGGAGAAGGGCGTCGAGGCGGCGGCCTGGACCTTCAACGGGCAGGCTCCGGGACCGACGATCCGCGTGAAGCAGGGCGATCATGTCCGGATTACGCTCGTCAACAATTTGCCCGAGCCGACGACGGTTCATTGGCACGGCCAGACGGTCCCGAACGCGATGGACGGCGTACCCGATATTACGCAGCCGCCCGTGGAGTCGGGTCAAAGCTTCGTCTACGATTTTACCGTCCGATCATCCCCCGGCACTTATATGTACCATTCGCATTACGACGATATGATGCAGGTCGGCAGCGGTTTGTACGGGGCGTTTATCATCGATCCGAAGGATGGCGCCGGCGCACCCGAATACGATCACGATTACACCTATCTGCTCAGCGGCTTCAGCATCAATTCGCCGATCGGCTCGGAAGAGGACGATTACACGATGGACGGGCGAAGCTATCCCTATACGCCGGATATCGTCGTCAAGCAGGGCGAGACGGTCCGCATCCGGCTCATCAATATCGATACGATGGAAATCCATGCCATGCATTTGCATGGGATGAATTTCCGGGTGATCGCCAAAGACGGGCAGCCTTCGGACGACAAGCAGGAGATGAACACGCTGCTGATCGGCCCGGGCGAGACGTACGATATCGCGTTTACGGCCGACCAGATCGGCACCTGGATGTTCCACTGCCATATGCTCGATCATACGATGCATCCGGACGGCACGATGGCCGGACTCGTTTCGCTGGTGAAGGTGCTTCCGGACTGA
- a CDS encoding alkaline phosphatase family protein, with protein sequence MRKSLASASAAAVLAASLLAPLSSAQAVQAPAGLKSPIKHLVVIYQENRSFDNYFGTYPKAPGFIALPGTPSANVIPDGAYNLDENGSKVAPFLFSNQELQTLDVDHSFDDMQKAVDSGKMDGFYMSSENHTKGSGRIAMGYYDYNSIPAYWQYAQHFSLADNWFQPVFGPSTPGALYLVAAQSGNAGNPIKGDPVPAFGPLGGDGGKRWEPLTYKNIGDELSAKDVSWAWYQGGYAAADASYSSHHNPFQYFANFDKGAYTKNVKDYHDLQQDIDAHKLPAVTFVKGAYGDDEHPGLGNQSTPTAEDFTVQTINAIMNSDDWKDTAIVVTYDESGGYWDHAAPPQIKPGPDGLAGAGPRIPALVISPYAKRNYISHTQYDTTSILKFIEWNWGVSALNNRDASVNNITDMFDFNHPDFLPYLYQLQSIRSNANGTAAPVMFNNAPLAQTIDGEYAFYDKDQDIMIPITDIARSLNADVSFDAGTRTVTLSYAGHKVSLKLKSDQASADDKAFALEKAVWLSGSGHGYISLGALHHLPGLTVNKNEQGTPVITAG encoded by the coding sequence ATGAGAAAAAGTCTCGCATCCGCATCGGCGGCGGCCGTATTGGCAGCTTCGCTGCTCGCGCCGCTTTCGAGCGCGCAGGCGGTTCAGGCGCCGGCAGGCCTGAAATCGCCGATTAAACACCTGGTGGTCATCTATCAGGAGAACAGGTCGTTCGACAATTATTTTGGCACGTATCCGAAAGCCCCCGGGTTTATTGCGCTCCCCGGCACGCCTTCGGCGAACGTGATACCGGATGGCGCCTATAATCTGGACGAGAACGGCAGCAAGGTCGCACCGTTCCTGTTTTCCAACCAGGAGCTGCAAACGCTTGACGTCGATCACAGCTTCGACGACATGCAAAAAGCGGTCGACAGCGGAAAAATGGACGGCTTTTATATGTCGTCCGAAAATCATACGAAGGGCTCCGGCCGCATCGCGATGGGCTATTACGACTACAATTCGATTCCGGCTTACTGGCAGTACGCCCAGCATTTCAGCTTGGCCGACAATTGGTTCCAGCCGGTATTCGGTCCGTCCACGCCGGGCGCGCTTTATCTGGTCGCGGCGCAGTCCGGCAACGCCGGCAACCCGATTAAGGGCGATCCGGTTCCGGCATTCGGCCCGCTCGGCGGCGACGGCGGCAAACGATGGGAGCCGCTCACCTACAAAAACATCGGGGACGAGCTCTCCGCCAAAGACGTTTCCTGGGCATGGTATCAGGGCGGCTATGCGGCCGCGGACGCTTCTTATTCGTCGCATCATAATCCGTTCCAGTATTTCGCCAACTTCGATAAAGGCGCTTATACGAAAAATGTGAAAGATTATCACGATCTGCAGCAGGATATCGATGCCCATAAGCTGCCCGCCGTTACGTTCGTAAAAGGCGCTTACGGGGACGACGAGCATCCGGGCCTCGGCAACCAGAGCACGCCGACCGCCGAGGACTTCACGGTCCAGACGATCAATGCGATCATGAACAGCGATGATTGGAAGGATACGGCAATCGTCGTGACCTACGACGAGTCCGGCGGCTACTGGGACCATGCCGCTCCGCCGCAAATCAAGCCCGGTCCGGACGGGCTGGCCGGCGCAGGCCCGCGTATTCCGGCGCTGGTCATTTCGCCGTACGCAAAGCGGAACTATATCAGCCATACGCAGTACGACACGACGTCCATTTTGAAGTTCATCGAATGGAATTGGGGCGTAAGCGCGCTGAACAACCGGGACGCGTCGGTCAACAACATCACCGACATGTTCGATTTTAACCATCCGGATTTCCTGCCCTATCTGTATCAGCTGCAGAGCATCCGAAGCAATGCGAACGGGACGGCGGCTCCGGTCATGTTCAACAACGCGCCGCTTGCGCAGACCATTGACGGCGAGTATGCGTTCTATGACAAGGACCAGGACATTATGATTCCGATTACGGATATTGCCCGCAGCTTGAACGCCGACGTCTCGTTCGACGCCGGTACCCGGACGGTGACGCTGTCTTATGCCGGCCATAAAGTGTCTTTGAAGCTGAAATCGGATCAGGCTTCGGCCGACGACAAAGCGTTCGCGCTGGAAAAAGCGGTCTGGCTGAGCGGCAGCGGCCACGGCTATATTTCGCTCGGGGCGCTTCACCATTTGCCCGGCTTGACCGTGAACAAGAACGAACAGGGAACGCCCGTCATTACGGCCGGTTAA